Proteins found in one Plasmodium gaboni strain SY75 chromosome 13, whole genome shotgun sequence genomic segment:
- a CDS encoding putative ADP-ribosylation factor, with product MNVLDVIKRWFILVFFILQRFFEIKSKRTKKKFIIFGLPSSGKTSIIYFFKLGYLITTVSTLFINEENFKINLKIEKDDTKEQNYDITFYEVGKNCSYNLIKEYSDISNDVIYIVDSVQKANLSEARDEFIRILYEFRFIYRKCKFLIFMNKQDSNGCMSSQEIINFFALPKDLSIRCNFISCSTLSGQGLKEGLEWLLYYNLPFYNNELNSIDRRTATKYLQL from the exons ATGAATGTTTTAGatgttataaaaagatGGTTTAttcttgttttttttattttacaacgtttttttgaaattaaatcaaaaagaaccaaaaaaaagtttattatttttggGTTGCCTTCATCTGGAAAAACATccataatatattttttcaagCTTGGATATTTAATAACGACt gTGAGTACCCTTTTTATTAATGAAGAGAATTTCAAgataaatttaaaaattgaaaaagACGACACGAAGGAAcaaaattatgatataaCATTTTATGAAGTTGGTAAGAATTGttcttataatttaataaaagaatattcAGATATATCTAATgatgttatatatattgttgACAGTGTACAAAAAGCAAACTTAAGTGAAGCAAGAGATGAATTTATACGTATTCTTTATGAATTTAGATTTATTTATAGAAAATGTAAATTTctaatttttatgaataaGCAAGATTCTAATGGATGTATGTCATCTCAAGAAATTATTAACTTTTTTGCTTTACCAAAAGATTTGTCAATAAGATGTAATTTTATATCTTGTAGTACTTTATCGGGTCAAGGATTGAAAGAAGGCTTAGAATGGTTACTCTATTATAATCTAcctttttataataacGAATTAAATAGTATTGATAGAAGAACTGCTACTAAATATTTGCAActgtaa
- a CDS encoding putative pre-mRNA-processing factor 40, whose translation MIPNMPNIPISSDIENVPNEQNIINETNITNGEYVTSGPNITGGPNIPGGPNIPGGPNIPGGPNIPGGPNIPGGPNMPGGPNMPGGPNIPAGPSPPSIPQIPNLPTIPGMPNILNLSNLPNLSNFPNFPGLPNIPNLPGLVPHNINNSHFMGANPMNPIGMPFMPGLLPNMNTSDYYHKNLMHMHPGYDNYNNIMYGQPNNLGMPIPPNNMENINDMVTNNPNMMKIYNKDGIPNNSQKMMNTHLMNLHNSMNTNYMNNFNIEKHGWVEMVAKNGRKFYYNSITKCSKWEKPNELKTKEEIRISEKTKWKEYSCSDGRKYWYHEEKNISVWDEPEEIKKIKLECALEDKELENKDDNKKENIKDEEDHEAETNDKSNDSNNICDDIYNSNGEYKMNERNKNIPFNNNSTNYINVNNIEQINKKVDNNNNNNNNKSSMTWEKFDNKNDAREHLKFLFEEKKVNPKMTWDSALKILETDNRWSSLVILTKGEKKQLFCEYISHVIKRNNENERRKRQKSREIIFQTLLNWDKLNESTTYVQFASQFYKEEWWDWITEKERDEVFQDFMDDYKSKFKETRRKKRKQKMEILKQKFQEYASDNINPLKWNDVQKYFRDDEDFHSLHKIDALAAWEDFYEKYHNVEKMQLKKKIYRILRKKREAFIELLNEYHENNILNMKTQWIFFVSKIYKDTRYTDILGHQGSSPRVLFDEFIDSLQEQYLIHKTYIKKAYKEMDLTIDENITLEDFLKTFSNVQNKYNIPDANMNFIYLSLQKKLKQKKNKEIKHINKVAKYFSKFTDLKPTMSYNKVISIMKNTSKWSVVCTLCPKEEQKLAAYNMWKTFINSQDLENSSDSSYSNKMYNKNSRKKDISNSKEHEYYDEEDKTTSRNNKYLRDDDSDSSAQTIESLRTIENASS comes from the coding sequence ATGATTCCAAATATGCCTAATATACCCATTTCATCAGATATAGAAAATGTACCCaatgaacaaaatataataaatgaaacAAATATAACTAATGGTGAATATGTAACAAGTGGTCCAAATATAACTGGTGGGCCAAATATACCTGGTGGGCCAAATATACCTGGTGGGCCAAATATACCTGGTGGGCCAAATATACCTGGTGGGCCAAATATACCTGGTGGACCAAATATGCCTGGTGGACCAAATATGCCGGGGGGGCCAAATATACCTGCAGGACCGTCTCCACCAAGCATCCCTCAAATACCCAATTTACCAACTATTCCGGGTATGCCAAATATACTGAATTTATCCAACTTACCTAATTTGTCAAATTTTCCCAATTTCCCTGGTTTACCAAATATACCAAACCTTCCAGGTTTAGTACCAcacaatataaataatagCCACTTCATGGGCGCTAATCCAATGAACCCAATAGGCATGCCTTTTATGCCTGGTTTATTACCCAATATGAATACATCTGACTACtatcataaaaatttaatgCACATGCATCCTGGTTACGATAattacaataatataatgtatGGACAACCAAATAATTTAGGCATGCCCATACCACCaaataatatggaaaatataaatgacATGGTCACGAATAATCCTAAcatgatgaaaatatacaataaaGATGGGATACCAAATAATTCtcaaaaaatgatgaataCACATTTAATGAATTTACATAACAGTATGAATACTAActatatgaataattttaatatagaAAAACATGGATGGGTTGAAATGGTAGCAAAAAATGGAAGGAagttttattataattccATAACTAAATGTTCCAAATGGGAAAAACcaaatgaattaaaaacaaaagaagaaataagAATTTCtgaaaaaacaaaatggAAAGAATATTCTTGTAGTGATGGAAGAAAATATTGGTATcatgaagaaaaaaatattagtGTATGGGATGAACCagaagaaattaaaaaaataaaattagaGTGTGCTTTAGAAGATAAAgaattagaaaataaagatgataataaaaaagaaaatataaaagatgaagaagatCATGAAGCTGAAACGAATGATAAATCAAAtgatagtaataatatatgtgatgatatatataatagtaatggagaatataaaatgaatgaacgaaataagaatattccatttaataataatagtacaaattatataaatgttaataatatagaacaaataaataaaaaagtagacaataataataataataataataataaatcaaGTATGACATGGGAAAaatttgataataaaaatgatgcAAGAGAACATTTGAAATTTTTATTCgaagaaaaaaaagtgaATCCAAAAATGACATGGGATAGTGCTCTAAAAATTTTAGAAACTGATAATCGATGGTCAAGTTTAGTGATACTTACTAAAGGTGAAAAGAAGCAACTTTTCTGTGAATATATTAGTCAtgttattaaaagaaataatgaaaatgaaagaCGTAAAAGACAAAAATCAAGAGAAATCATTTTTCAAACTTTATTAAATTGGGACAAATTAAATGAATCGACAACATATGTTCAATTTGCTTCCCAATTTTATAAAGAAGAATGGTGGGATTGGATTACTGAAAAAGAAAGAGATGAAGTATTTCAAGATTTTATGGATGATTATAAATCTAAATTTAAGGAAacaagaagaaaaaaaagaaaacaaaagatggaaattttaaaacaaaaatttCAAGAATATGCATcagataatataaatccATTAAAATGGAATGATgttcaaaaatattttagaGATGATGAAGATTTTCATTCATTACATAAAATTGATGCTTTGGCTGCTTGGGAAgatttttatgaaaaatatcATAATGTCGAAAAAATGcaacttaaaaaaaaaatttatcgtattttaagaaaaaaaagagaagcttttattgaattattaaatgaatatcatgaaaataatattttaaatatgaaaacGCAGTGgatattttttgtttctaaaatatataaggaTACACGATACACAGATATATTAGGACATCAAGGATCCTCACCAAGAGTATTATTTGATGAATTTATTGATTCTTTACAAGAACaatatttaatacataaaaCGTATATTAAAAAAGCATATAAAGAAATGGATTTAACTATAGATGAAAATATCACTCTTGAagattttttaaaaacattttCTAATGTAcaaaacaaatataatattccTGATGCTAATAtgaattttatatatttatctttgcaaaaaaaattaaaacaaaaaaaaaataaagaaatcAAACATATTAACAAGGTAGccaaatatttttctaaattTACAGATCTTAAACCAACCATGTCATATAACAAAGTAATTAGTATTATGAAAAACACAAGTAAATGGTCCGTAGTTTGTACCTTATGTCCCAAAGAAGAACAAAAGTTAGCTGCTTATAATATGTGGAaaacatttataaattCTCAAGATTTAGAGAATTCCTCTGATTCATCATATTctaataaaatgtataataaaaattcaaGAAAAAAGGATATCTCAAATTCAAAAGAACACGAATATtatgatgaagaagataAAACAACTTCTAGAAACAATAAGTATTTAAGAGATGACGATTCTGATTCAAGTGCCCAAACTATTGAATCGTTGCGTACTATTGAAAATGCTTCAAGCTAG
- a CDS encoding hypothetical protein (conserved Plasmodium protein, unknown function) has translation MNKPDMNNFLCQFDFSSLQQLDPCLVDGYNLSYSKDVPFEIRMQQYEDTPQEVGSLDVISVNIFVLGDELNAQSIKIVLTSETDLFFHFTQIVNENDFEYMQNNQKLMINFSEYLQVLIKMFNSCIKDPQSFLAIFTIKQNGIAQLEFIKNMEYKFIELLVCQFIKSSDEVTKENITYRYNVIKSKNGIMYNRLKDISILIKTKNPSLLMQLQKTASKQMEIFRNKKC, from the exons atgaacaaaccggatatgaataattttttatgcCAATTTGATTTTTCATCATTGCAACAGTTAGATCCATGTTTAG TTGATGGATATAATTTATCTTACAGCAAAGATGTTCCTTTTGAAATAAGAATGCAGCAATATGAAGACACACCTCAGGAAGTAGGTTCCTTAGATGTTATAAGTGTAAATATATTCGTTCTA GGTGATGAATTAAATGCTCAAAGTATTAAAATTGTGTTGACTAGCGAAACAGACTTATTCTTCCACTTCACACAGAT AGTAAATGAAAACGACTTTGAATATATGcaaaataatcaaaaaCTTATGATCAATTTTTCTGAATATTTACAagttttaataaaaatgtttaaTTCTTGTATTAAAGATCCACAAAG cTTTCTAGCTATTTTTACAATTAAACAGAATGGAATAGCTCAACTTGAATTcataaaa aatatgGAATACAAATTTATTGAATTATTGGTGTGTCaatttattaaatcatCTGACGAAGTTACAAAGGAGAATATAACATACAGATACAATGTAATTAAATCAAAAAATGGTATAATGTATAATAGGCTAAAG gACATTAGTATATTAATCAAAACAAAAAACCCATCACTCTTAATGCAACTTCAAAAAACAGCTAGTAAACAAATGGAAATAtttagaaataaaaaatgttag
- a CDS encoding hypothetical protein (conserved Plasmodium protein, unknown function), whose amino-acid sequence MRNILFILFFFLCVVYAQIPYDVQRIYKPSNPQSVHALPGDKVASDYKYKDTKMEVEKENSKNTLKWLAQKYYKDVDETNKNILEELDQLSDIIGERTLYFTIF is encoded by the exons ATGAGGAATATCTTATTTATCctcttcttttttttgtgtgtTGTCTATGCACAAATTCCATATGATGTTCAAAGGATATATAAG CCATCAAATCCTCAATCTGTACATGCCCTTCCGGGAGACAAAGTTGCTTCAG attACAAATATAAGGATACTAAAATGGAAGTGGAAAAAGAGAATAGCAAGAATACTTTAAAG TGGTTAGCACAGAAGTATTACAAGGATGTGGATGAAAcgaataaaaatattttagaAGAATTAGATCAa cTTAGTGATATAATTGGCGAGAGAACATTATACTTCActatattttaa
- a CDS encoding putative inositol polyphosphate kinase yields the protein MNVEEYRHQVGGHCKLIKPKDSSKVYKPLIENEYIFYKKLTNFGSSSTESGPLHLLKKFIPKFYGVTEILVESCSDDEEKQNDSSNLIKGKDEKKKKKKSRYKKYIKMDKCEKDNFVNTDERYFIEEEKYSELIRMRTNISNADINENAHENMSGGELREHKVNHMKCIEKNNVSNIYGDKHGIENDEINKKNDELINKSIDDLNNKKNDELINKSIDELNNKKNDEIINKNNDDLNNKKNNEQNTKQNNDDSVKKRFNESSLNTTPKKFKRRKECVPHIILEDLVYGFKRPCVLDIKMGKRQRKIGASIEKKKRQVEKSFKTTSHSLGFRLCGCQHYNKVSDTLFYKDKYWGRNLRKEHIPWAIRNWFWNGSLLYEELIPLLLEKLHSFFNCIVELRHYRFWSSSLLWVFDGGLSDKKARSNSLDIRMIDFANTIYLQDNPSADEEYIFGLRNLIESIQILNNSIHNIYFLPYEITTCFYSENYNMKEIKDRKVLKKSRSVVYEDNKKKKKKTVYINMEFFKKAKGKYVSNNKQLDNNKFVNNNKNLNIKKNDTKSKYIYNSDLLSTEYINKFLSQNEKEEIHKNKKKNRNGNINKIKKKKKKKFYINENKYKSFSDYAIREDIYSTPLFSFANKLHNSLSNNPYNIKNTSYMNNLGIHCLLNNNSVSTSRVDDNPDNEETFNKCKYYEYNDSYDKNIGSSQNDIDPLVDTHLYDENNKIMYSTCLKEKENIYKSLENTMDKSLNNTMNNSSYIQNYNYDKECMNKIKTYHTSNDRININNEEILYGNKNVSRSNNIYSHSDERKKNILLKKSYNMYIQKRHLPYQIRECNNNKTKDGKDIYNDNTLNSIDDKYKEDNFQNKIHLNKDSLENIQEKKKNNILNNHKDVLKYMNNNMDNIYYDKNINNNINNNILLLPYQNKRKNKPILDNNIHAMSNNKYDEIIQETIIKTLKIASNFYQKIKEHINMDQQVKEKEKLTQHCNDNYNKENVQQGEEKIKKKEDYSLSYYNVSNEPINNNLCEDNKKDFYSFNCDENQKDISIETYKDNVNFQRKNKDDNIKRTKTNYKKEISNYYFEKEEMENMNLIPEEEENIIHEKKNKDTQVLKTNKIYDNIVEKNNTNHMKIIKNFNVLKRNINLKVLINQMIKMEIEKWKLEKQQLLLKNKQISKLTNKQISKLTNKQINKLTNKQINKLTNKQINKLTSKQNFLKRTNIEMNDLSDMNVNILEVRNKIKQMDIKENMLNKMIYKLEKDTLYKSNKNNVYEQLNYNSDTILIHKDFKNYHLKMNKKNSFTHDCYMYKRCMSCNDDIISYLKNDNKIKEKKEKQNKKKIRKLFLKKLSMLSNMKNNKKKYHDNVYYKVDPDNSNKAEKEEYINKYNERYYNKYDNKYNIQYNDTYNNIYDDICDDKYINAINKNPFPYSKYNLKEKKKKKKYSKYNQLNILPLHKKKYIYNKEYPQNKEEFNIFNMNYEKNIYTFNNIKYTNENLNYINNIYENNDLETYKNLILPLTETNENYKYLRRSLSEPNIYKYNRFMGTQKDSYVNKINYNNLIKNRLDKLTKVPIYNQIYGFTSNSSNTYSSESSLDM from the coding sequence ATGAATGTTGAGGAATATAGACATCAAGTAGGAGGACATTGCAAATTAATAAAACCAAAGGATTCATCAAAGGTATATAAACCATTAATagaaaatgaatatattttttataaaaagttGACAAATTTTGGTTCTTCATCAACTGAGTCAGGACCTTTAcatcttttaaaaaaattcataCCAAAATTTTATGGCGTAACGGAAATTTTGGTTGAATCATGTTCTGATGATGAGGAAAAGCAAAATGATTCATCTAATCtaataaaaggaaaagatgaaaagaaaaagaaaaaaaaaagtagatataaaaaatatatcaaaatgGATAAATGTGAAAAGGATAATTTTGTAAACACTGATGAAAGGTACTTTAttgaagaagaaaaatattctGAACTCATACGAATGAGGACAAATATTTCAAACGCAGATATAAATGAGAACGCACATGAAAATATGTCAGGTGGTGAATTAAGGGAACATAAAGTGAATCACATGAAATgtattgaaaaaaataatgtatcaaatatatatggaGATAAACACGGAATTGAGAatgatgaaataaataaaaaaaacgatgaacttataaataaaagtattGATGACCttaacaataaaaaaaacgatgaacttataaataaaagtattGACGAACttaacaataaaaaaaacgatgaaattataaataaaaataatgatgaccttaacaataaaaaaaacaatgAACAAAATACAAAACAAAATAACGATGACAGTGTAAAAAAACGATTTAATGAAAGTAGCCTAAATACAACACcaaaaaaattcaaaagaagaaaagaatGTGTACCTCATATAATTCTTGAAGATTTAGTGTATGGATTTAAAAGACCTTGTGTAttagatataaaaatggGTAAGAGACAAAGGAAGATTGGAGCATCaatagaaaaaaagaaaagacAAGTTGAAAAGAGTTTTAAGACAACTAGTCATTCGTTAGGTTTTAGATTATGTGGATGTCaacattataataaagtAAGTGATACACTATTttataaagataaataCTGGGGAAGAAATCTAAGGAAAGAACATATTCCATGGGCAATTCGAAATTGGTTTTGGAATGGATCATTATTATACGAAGAATTAATACCCTTATTACTAGAAAAGTTACACAgtttttttaattgtatAGTCGAATTGAGACATTATCGTTTTTGGtcttcttctttattatGGGTTTTTGATGGAGGATTAAGTGATAAAAAAGCTAGATCTAATTCTTTAGATATTAGAATGATTGATTTTGCTAATACCATATATTTACAAGATAATCCTTCAGCGGatgaagaatatatttttggTTTAAGAAATTTAATAGAGTCTATTCAgattttaaataattctatacataatatttatttcttacCATATGAAATTACTACTTGTTTTTATTcagaaaattataatatgaaagaAATTAAAGATCGCAAGGTTTTAAAAAAGTCAAGATCTGTTGTTTATGAAGACAAcaaaaagaagaaaaaaaaaacggtatatattaatatggaattttttaaaaaggCAAAGGGAAAATATGtaagtaataataaacaattggataataacaaatttgtgaataataataaaaatttaaacataaaaaagaatgatACAAAATcgaaatatatatataattcgGATTTATTAAGTAcagaatatataaataaatttttgtcacaaaatgaaaaggaagaaatccataaaaataaaaaaaaaaacagaaatggcaatataaataaaattaaaaaaaaaaaaaaaaaaaaattttatataaatgaaaataaatacaaaagCTTTTCTGACTATGCAATAAGAGAAGATATTTATAGTACTCctttattttcttttgcaaataaattacataatagtttatcaaataatccatataatataaaaaacacatcttatatgaataatttgGGAATTCATTGTCTtcttaataataattctgTTAGTACGTCAAGGGTAGATGACAATCCAGATAATGAAGAAActtttaataaatgtaaatattatgaatataatgattcatatgataaaaatattggCTCTTCTCAAAATGATATAGATCCTTTAGTAGATACTCATttatatgatgaaaataataagataaTGTACAGCACTTgtttaaaagaaaaagaaaatatatataaaagtttGGAAAACACTATGGATAAAAGCTTAAATAATACAATGAACAATTCGTCTTATAttcaaaattataattatgataaagaatgtatgaataaaataaaaacatatcATACGTCAAATGAtagaataaatataaataatgagGAAATTTTGTATGGTAACAAAAATGTTTCAAgaagtaataatatttatagCCACAGTGAcgaaagaaaaaaaaatatattattaaaaaaatcatacaatatgtatatacaaAAAAGACATTTACCATACCAGATACGTGAATGTAATAACAACAAAACAAAAGATGGAAaagatatttataatgataatacTCTAAATTCTATTGATGATAAATACAAAGAAGATaattttcaaaataaaattcatttaaataaagatTCTTTGGAAAATATAcaggaaaaaaaaaaaaataatattttaaataatcataaGGATGTactaaaatatatgaataataatatggataacatatattatgataaaaatataaataataatattaataacaatatattattattaccatatcagaataaaagaaaaaataaacctattttagataataatatacatgCAATGAGCAATAACaaatatgatgaaataATACAAGAGACAATCATTAAAACATTAAAAATAGCATcaaatttttatcaaaaaattaaagaacatattaatatggATCAACAAGTAAaggaaaaagaaaaattaacaCAGCATtgtaatgataattataataaagaaaatgtaCAACAAGGAGAagaaaagataaaaaaaaaagaagattATTCGTTgtcatattataatgtaAGTAATGAGCccattaataataatctttgtgaagataataaaaaagatttttattcatttaattgTGATGAAAATCAAAAAGATATTTCTATCGAAACATATAAAGATAATGTAAACTTTCAAAGAAAGAATaaagatgataatataaaaagaacaaaaacaaattataaaaaagaaataagtaattattatttcgAAAAGGAAGAAATGGAAAATATGAACCTTATTCCTGAGGAGGAAGAAAATATCATacatgaaaaaaaaaataaagatacacaagtattaaaaacaaataaaatatatgataacattgtagaaaaaaataataccaaccatatgaaaataataaaaaattttaatgtgttaaaaaggaatataaaCTTAAAAgttttaataaatcaaatGATTAAAATGGAAATTGAAAAATGGAAATTAGAAAAACAACAATTGTTAttgaaaaataaacaaataagTAAACTAacaaataaacaaataagTAAACTAacaaataaacaaataaataaactaacaaataaacaaataaataaactaacaaataaacaaataaataaactAACAAGtaaacaaaattttttaaaacgTACAAATATTGAAATGAACGATTTGTCTGATATgaatgtaaatatattagaggtacgaaataaaataaaacaaatggatatcaaagaaaatatgttaaataaaatgatatataagTTAGAAAAAGATACTCTCtataaaagtaataaaaataatgtatacGAACAATTAAATTATAACTCAGATActatattaatacataaggattttaaaaattatcatttaaaaatgaataagAAAAATTCTTTTACTCATGATtgttatatgtataaaagATGCATGTCTTGTAATGATGATATCATTTCATATTTGAAGAATgacaataaaataaaagaaaagaaggaaaaacaaaacaaaaaaaaaatacgcaagctgtttttaaaaaaattaagtATGTTATcaaatatgaaaaataataagaaaaaatatcatGACAATGTTTATTATAAGGTTGATCCTGACAATAGTAATAAAGCAGAAAAggaagaatatattaataaatataatgaaaggtattataataaatatgataataaatataatattcaatataatgatacatataataatatatatgatgatatatGTGATGATAAGTATATTAATGCAATTAATAAGAATCCTTTTCCTTAtagtaaatataatttaaaagaaaaaaaaaagaaaaaaaaatattcaaaatataatcaattaaatatattaccattacataagaagaaatatatatataacaagGAATATCCACAAAATAAGGAagaatttaatatattcaatatgaattatgaaaaaaatatttatacatttaataatataaaatatacaaatgaaaatttaaattatattaataatatatatgaaaataatgatttggaaacatataaaaatttaatacTACCATTAACAGaaacaaatgaaaattataaatactTACGTAGATCTTTATCAGAAcctaatatatataagtacAATCGATTTATGGGTACACAAAAAGATTCATatgttaataaaataaattataataatctAATCAAAAATAGATTGGATAAGTTAACAAAAGTTCCCATATATAATCAAATATATGGTTTCACCTCCAATTCTAGTAACACCTATTCTTCAGAAAGTTCCCTTgatatgtaa